In Trichoplusia ni isolate ovarian cell line Hi5 chromosome 2, tn1, whole genome shotgun sequence, the DNA window TGAACCAAGAGCTGAGCAAAAATAGGTAAAAGATTATTGGCAACTCTTTTAATTTAAGGGTTCTTATATATcttgaattaataatattaaataaattatcaaaagtttaagtaaaaatatatcaaaattatgtacctttcaattattaaattttcgcTCATGCAGTCCTCGCATTCGAAATTCTCTACATTGATTGAATCGTTTACTCGCCCACCTTTAAATACAGCTTCATTAAACTACATGCTTAAAAGATTAACGGGTAATACAGGAACATCAAAGCAAGCTCATACTGATTGATTCGTGTTTGCTGGGAAATTGGATTTGGTTTTACCTTTCACAGCGTTGCTTGTCAAGTATTAGTCAATATCTGTGCGGTTTTCTAGGATGTTTTTATCGGATTTTCTCACTTTCAGACGAGTTGATTGATTTTGTctatgtttttcatttttgctTTGATGTTTTCTATCAGTTTCCGCTACTGTCTCACAGCGGGCTAcgtcaaaaagttaaaaagctttgaaaatatttggGCTTTTACCAAACagttttgtattatgtttttagaATATAGTTATGAAATCAGATTTGAAATCGGTCAGACTTCAATACCTTATGTAGTAGCCTCAAATTCTTCCTTCCATTAGAAATTAAAGAAACTACTCTAGACTCtgttattttatgaacaatCTCAGTAGATATCAAGATCAGGAAGGGCCGCGTTGCAGAGGCAGAAACGCGGCCCAAAACGATCTTTAGGTATTTTGGCTTTCAAGAACAATTTTTATCctcactttaaatttattttagagtaACTCCAGCATACGTGATCGTGATACTTTTCTACATGACCTGGCTTCCAAAGATCGGTGAGGGACCTTTGTGGCAAGATAGATTGCAGCTAGAGCAACAGAGATGCATGGATTCTTGGTGGACAAACATTCTCTACATCAATAACTACGTTAATACTGATAAAATGgtaagctttttaaataattgataaatactttgattattattattagttgccgaaatttatagcaaaaaatacaaaaaccttTGGATTAATTCACTAATATAAGTTTTgacaacaaattttaaattgtttttcatttgaattaggTTTTGGAATTTTACGAAACTTTtacgttatttttcttttcaaaattgttttcttttgctGTTTATGATAACAATTTATCAACATTTTCTCTTCTTTCAGTGCATGTTCCAGTCTTGGTATCTCTCGGTCGATACTCAGCTGTTCTTCATAGCACCAATCTTCATCTACAGTCTGTGGAGATGGAGAAAATTTGGACCAATCCTAATATCATTGGCCATAGTCATCTCACTGATTGTACCCACCGTGATAACCTATCAGGGTCAATTGGATCCAACACTTTTGTTCTATGCCaagtaagtttaattattttatctatcgTATTGAGCTGAAACTGAGGGCCATTAACACcgcttgaaataatattattaaagttgaTGAAGAGATGCATCTAAGGATTTCATGCTATGTCACGTTTCCAAACCTGCAATAATGTTACATTAGGCCAtgattaactttaataattgtcaacaaataatgatttttctttttttttgctttcagaGAATTCACAGATATCGTTTCCAACTATTATTTTAACGAAGcttatattaaaacacataTGAAGTTAATTACTTACTTCATGGGTATCCTGACTGCGTTCGTGCTGCATCGAATACAAACAGAGAAGTAagtgattttttacattattgttCGCATAAGTATATTGGCATTGGTAtcgtaatatatattttcttatataaGTTTGTTCATAGTCTAAACGACAAAACTTGAATAGATGTACATTTCATAAACCTCAGCTCTAAGTATTATGTTGCAATTCTTTTGTCCATCAACGATTAATATTTTCGATTAATAATTTCCTTTATAATTTCAGCTACCAGTTTTCATACATCCTGAAAACTTGCGCGTGGATCACGAGTTTCATCCTCGGCACTGTGACAATTTTCACGGTTTCTCTTTTCTACCAAGAGTGGTACGAATACAACGTTATTGAGGCCGCAGCTTACATTTCATTGCACAAACTTGCCTGGGGTATCGCTAACGGGTGGCTTATTGTTGCCTGTGCTACTGGAAATGGAGGTAtgattattttccaaatattttcacttaaaatgaattcaagttcaaataaatgattaaatttttttgGACCTAGATAACAACCTTGTGCAACACCTATGGCAAGGCACATTGTGTGcttaattttaagattatttcattggaatttgaacaaaaacatGTGCCTCTATCTACAAATACAATTCGTTTATAAATACATTGCCATTGACCACGTTTCACTCCTTTACGAGTTAATTCCCACTAAGTAAAGCTTCAAGAAGTGTTAATGAAAACTTATGGAGGCTATTAACAACAATGTATCTAGAGGATGTGGGTCACAGCAGCCGATTTATCGTTTTAAGCTTAAGTTTACTTTTCTAGCTCTAATACGGTCAGCATgttgtaaaacctttttgtgaTTAGATGGAAgtaattttcctttaatttcACACTCGCCCTTGTAACGCCCAATCGTCAACAGAATTGAAAATCAATTGTTTGAAGGGCAATCGTTTTCTGGTAATGGTGTAGAAGTTTGTATAGTACAGCCTAAATACGTCCTACTGGTGGTCACAGGCCTCTCCCCTATATGGAAGCTTTTTGAGCGCTGACTTTGGCATTTTCGGATTAGATTGTTTGGAATCCGCATTTCCTCATGACGTTTTCCGTCACTGTTTGTGAGCGGTGTCTTAGAATAGCTAAAAAAGTACAGATAACTTTCTAAAAAGTCATTGATCAAACCTGCATATTGTGTATAGCACTTAGGTACTaagctttttcttatttttaggaGTTCTTGGAAAATTGCTGACGTGGAAATTCCTCGCACCATTCTCAAGACTGACCTTCTGTGCCTATTTGGTTAACGGAATAGTGGAACTTTATTATGTTGGGGAATTGAGACATCCGTTGTACATTAATTTCTTTACAGtggtaagtatttaaaaattaaaaatttcaaaaaagtgAATGCATTTAtagaatttcgttttatttaaaagatatttccTTTTAGTAAAGTTTCAgaggaaaaattaaaacacaagtaatttttaacttaaaaatagataCTGATCtccaaatacaaacaaaacatttttagcgTAGTTTTGTCATCGTGGTTTTCTTTTGTATCCGACTCACATTTTCGTATTACATAAGGCTTTTGACCACATACAGGAATGTTGTTAGTTCCAAAAAACAGGACAAAATAAGGAACAGTAATTACATAGCTATTTTAAGAACTTATGTGGTCTCAAAGAAACAGGACTGTGGCATGTCCTTAGACGTATCTCTGTTCCTCAATAAGACACATCCCATTTGTTTGTGTTCGTTAAAACTGACAAGAATAACGTTAATTACAACATTGTTGTGATCAATCTACTGTGGAACTTTCCTGAGACAATACAATATGTCAGTGTTATGaggaagataaattatttatgtacaaaagtGTATACAAGTTATTTTTCTACACGTCGTATTATGACTTAGATTTTGATCGTGAAAAATTTCCTATTCTTTTTATGACGActcccagactcagggcaagcattcgtggttcagAAGAAAGCTTGTCCTAGGCGGGGATCTAAACCGAGACACATcatgcacagtgggtttggcgtggtaacctgtACCACTatactatccgtgcagtcattgaAATTGAAGTATTCCTGAATTAAAATACACTAGTTAAAAAGTAGATTAAATTGCCAAATCTAACAGTTTATGTACTCTATGAAGCCGATACAAGAGATCTTGGACGTCTTATGTTCCTTTCCTTATTATCTCCGACAAAAACAAACTGTATTGATAAACTTTCAGATGGCGAACGCGATATCCCACATAGTGCTGACGTTTTTCCTTGCCCTGTTTCTATGTTTAACCTTCGAGTCACCTCTACATGGAATCGAGAAGATTCTACTCAGGATGTTTGGTATGTACCtattatcattttctttttaagcaTAATGGGGGCACCGGTGACTGAACTTTTGCTTTTCGGTCTGTGTatgaaaatacttatatattttatttgaatcggttattatttttaattattttagtattggGTACTAGAGTAATGTGAACGTCAGCAGCGTAAGCTGGCTGAAACAGGGTACTTTTGAGATCCCTTCCAGGTGATGAAAAATTATTCAAAGAGAGTAAAAGCtattagaaatttattaaaatcagattATAACTTAGCCTCCCTTATAATATTTGGTTCATCCTTAACAAATCATATTACATTTAATCTTTGAATTACACATTTTAATACCTCAAAAGCAACTAGACATTAATTCAGATCAAAGTTCACACTTTCAACTTGATTGGAACATTTAACAAAGTTAGAACTGCAATTACTTGAATAGCATAACTTATTCagtcataaaaatgtaaatcaaaattaatattcttaaattttacTCGTGTAATTAAAAGCCGCATTCAATTTATCGgtttagtattattttcaggttgaaaatagattttataatgGTTAGCATTTTGAGGACTATTGTTGTTatcattgtaatattatatacctatacgTAGAACGCTGGCTTGACCTTATC includes these proteins:
- the LOC113507143 gene encoding nose resistant to fluoxetine protein 6-like isoform X2 yields the protein MFDASAKSPQGLLFGSSYHLGNFDECVAISDPGYNGVTIQGQYCLATIKWRQKHENEKTRTGRGETLRWAVCVPSACHANSVASFVSSVLAHTVSNTTGVEVNDRDCYTRRPLEITTLDVAYLSLILLFVTILFFSTVFEIYIIYYGGNKESVITSLIISFSMINNLKKIISTKQHNTLGLECITGIKALAMVFIIAGHACMFIASGPVMDADAWDRLVRQPANAFMLNNTLLVDTFLMLSAFLFARLMFVELDKRRGKLNVLPILIFRYIRVTPAYVIVILFYMTWLPKIGEGPLWQDRLQLEQQRCMDSWWTNILYINNYVNTDKMCMFQSWYLSVDTQLFFIAPIFIYSLWRWRKFGPILISLAIVISLIVPTVITYQGQLDPTLLFYAKEFTDIVSNYYFNEAYIKTHMKLITYFMGILTAFVLHRIQTENYQFSYILKTCAWITSFILGTVTIFTVSLFYQEWYEYNVIEAAAYISLHKLAWGIANGWLIVACATGNGGVLGKLLTWKFLAPFSRLTFCAYLVNGIVELYYVGELRHPLYINFFTVMANAISHIVLTFFLALFLCLTFESPLHGIEKILLRMFARPVLSDNARKDNSVESSRNTSQSKLES